The DNA segment CCAGTCATAGGACCGGTCAGACCGACCCGATCGAGGACACGTCCATTCTGAGTGTCATGGGTCGGCGATACGCTTCGGTCGTCATCTCATCGGGGACGGTGTCGGCCCCGACTCGCAGCTTCGCTGCCTCACGTTCACGAATCTCGGCCCAGGCTCGGGCCGCTGGAGGCAGCGATGTTGGCAACAGTGCAGGCGGCGACCCTTTTGGGCGTGCGGGGCTCGCCGGTTCGAGTCGAGGTTCACGTCAGCAACGGAATCCCTGGGCTGAACATCGTCGGGCTTCCGGACGCCTCGTGTCGCGAGGCCCGAGACCGGGTTCGCGCCGCGGTCATCACCAGCGGGTTCAAGTGGGGCGAGTTTCGCGTCACGGTGAACCTTGCCCCTTCCGCGATTCGCAAGGTCGGTTCGGGCCTCGATCTCGCGATCGCCGTCGGATTTCTGCGGGCGACCAAGCAGGTCCCCAACCCCGAATGCGGCGACGACTCGATGGCCTTTCTGGGCGAACTCGGCCTCGACGGAACGCTGCGGCAGATCGTGGGGGTCGTCCCTCTGGCCGCGTGCATCGAGACCCCCGAGCTCGTCGTGCCGCCACGCAACGCCCGCGAAGCTCAGGTGCTTTCGCGCCACCGAGTTCTCACCGCGGAGTCCTTGGGCGAGGTGGTCGCCTGTCTGAAGGGTGACTCGCCGTGGGGTGTTCCTGGGCCGATGGAGCCCGACCCGACCCCGCCGCCTCCCGACCTGGCCGACGTGCGAGGCAATCGCTTTGCCCGGTTCGCACTCGAGGTGGCGGCTGCTGGTGGCCATCACCTGCTGTATGTCGGCCCGCCAGGGAGCGGCAAGACGATGTTGGCCGAGCGCATGCCCGGAGTGCTCGGCCGGCTCAGCGCGGATGAGGCGATCGACGTGACCACCGTCCACAGTGCGGCCGGCGAAACACTCCCCGCCAACGGCCTCATCGAGATGCCGCCCTTTCGAGCGCCGCATCACACGGTGTCGAATGTTGCACTCGTCGGCGGAGGGTCGCACGCGCTGCGTCCGGGCGAGATCAGCCTCGCCCACAACGGTGTGTTGTTTCTCGACGAGCTCGGCGAGTTCAGCGCCGTGGCACTCGACGCGCTGCGCCAGCCCCTCGAATCGGGAGTCATCCACATCAGCCGCGCCCATGCGTCGGCGGCCATGCCCGCGTCGTTTCAGCTGATTGCGGCCATGAATCCGTGCCCGTGCGGGTTCGCCGGGGCTCGACGCCAAGAGTGTCGCTGCACCCCTGCGGCGCTCAACCGATACTCACGGCGGTTGTCGGGGCCGCTGCTCGACCGGTTCGATCTACGCCTGCGCGTCGAGCCGACCGACACCATCGACCTGCTGTCGGTCGAGCGTGGCGAGCCGACCGTCGAGGTCGCCGAGCGAGTTGCCAAGGTGCGCGAACGCTCGGCTCGGCGCGGGGCTCGGGTCAATCGGCTCTTGAGCTCGACCGAGTTGGACCGGCTCGTCGGATTGGAGGCTCCGGCGCGCGAATTGCTCGACGATGCGCTGGCCTCGGGAAGGCTGTCGGGCCGTGGGCTTCGGCGGATCAAATCGGTCGGGCTCACCCTCGACGATCTTCGCGGTGGCGACGGCACACTCGATGCGGGAGTGATCGCACACGCGCTCTCGCTGCGAGCGGATCTGCGATTCGGTGAAGCGGCGGTGATGTCGTGAGCGACAACGGGTCGGCGTCGCCGCGCGAGCTGCTGATGGCGAGCACTCAGCCCGGGCCGGGTGCGGGTGCGGGTGCGGGTGTGAGTGTGAGTGTGGGTGCGGATGTGAGTGTGAGTGTGAGCGCGGCGACTGCCACCCACGAGTTGTTCGAGGCGTGGATCGGGCTGAGTGCGCTCGACGGCATCGGCGCTGGAACCATGTGGCAGATCGAGGCGCAAGGCGGGCTCGAGGCAGAGTGGCAACGGCTGATCGGCGGCGGGCCCCCGTCTTTTCGGGTGCGGCAGGAGCATCGAGCCACGTGGGCCCGGCATCTGAGTTCTGCCGCGGTCGAAGAGGTTCGCGCCCAGGCGCGTCGTCACGTCGAGTTCGGCGTGACGCTGACTCGCCACGGGACGGCTGCTCACCCGTCGATCGACATCGGAGACCCACACGTTCCCGCAGTACTCGCGTGGTTGGGAAGTCCGGTGGGTCAGGAGTCGCCCCGGGTCGGCATCGTCGGCACCCGCCGTGCGAGTCGGCTGGGTGCCGAGATCGCAAGCGAACTTGCGGCCGAGCTGACCAGGCGAGGGGTCGCCGTGGTGTCGGGCCTCGCGGCGGGAATCGACGCCGCAGCGCATCGGGGCGCACTCTCGCGCCTGGGATCGTCCGAGCCGGGTCGAGTGGCGGCGGCTGGGGCGCCGACTGGGGCGGCGGCGCCGATCGGGGTGGTGGGCACCGGCCTGGATGTTGCCTACCCGCAGCGAAACACCGACCTCTATGAGCGGGTCTCGTCGGTCGGGGCGCTGTGCAGCGAATACCCCCTGGGAACGGCACCGGCGCCTTGGCGCTTCCCTGCCCGCAACCGCATCCTGGTGGCGTTGTGCGACGTGCTGGTCGTCGTGGAGAGCAGATCGAGCGGGGGGTCGCTCATCACGGCCGGCATCGCCGGAGAGCGCGGGGTTCCGGTGCTCGCCGTTCCCGGCTCGATCCGTTCTCACAACGCCACCGGCACGAACCGTCTGATCGCCGATGGCTGCGCGCCATGTCTCGGTGTGGACGACGTGCTCGACGTTCTGGGCCAGACGACGCCGAGTGTCGGTCACCAGGGAGCATCGAGACGAGGCCACGACATCGCAGCTCCGGAGGCCGGGTCGGGAGCCGGGAACCACTCGGCCGTCGGCCACGGGCCTTCCTCCGCACCGGCAGCGTTGAGTGCGACGGAACTCGACGTCCTCGACGCGCTCGGTTGGGAGCCGGCCAGCATCGAGATGCTGGCGATTCGCTGTTCGGCGCTGTCGTTGGGGGAGGTCACACTCGCGGTTCAACAGCTGCTGCGCAGCGGGGCGGTCGTCGACTCCGACGGGTGGATCGAGCGGAGGAGGTGATGTGCGCTGCCGGACTGGGCAGAGACTGGGTAGCCTGAGCACGTGAATCCTCGGCCCCCGGCGTGCTGCGCACCCGCCGTCGCACCCGCCGTTGCGCACGGCGATACCCGATGAAGGCGGCGATCGGGCGCCTGGCCGCCGTGGCCATCGCCATCGCCATGGTGACCCTGGCGATTTGGTTCGTGCGGCCAGGAGACGATGACGGCACGTCGGGTTCGAGAGGGTCGGGCAGCGGGCGTGGTGACGGAGCCTTCGACCTCGCATGTGCCGAGGACCTTGCCGAACTGTGTGCGGCCGTCGAGAAGGAACTCGACCCGAAGCGGGTCACCGTCGTGGTGGAGACGCCATCGAAGACCATCGAGCGTTACGCGTCGGCCGATCCGCCCCACGCCTGGCTCACGGCCACGCCCTGGCCCGGCCTTGCCGAGGCGCGACTCGCCGAGGCCGGTCGTTCGACGGTGTTTGACGGTGCCGACGAGCGACTGGCGAGTCGCCCGGTCGAAGTCGCGGTCGCACTGGGTAGATGGACCGACGTGGTGCGGGGGAGATGTGGAGCAGTTCCCACCTGGGGCTGTCTGGTCGATGCAGTCGATGAAGGTGCATTGACGATCGGGGTGGCTTCGCCGGAGACGACCGACGGGGTCGCGGCAATTGGAGCACTCGTCGATGGATGGTTCGCCTCGCTCGACCCCCCGCTGAGCAATTACGACATTCTCGATATCGACGAACTTTTCTCCACTCGGCTTCTGGCGCTGCGCGACGGAGCAGGTCGATCACGGCGGTCGCCGCTGGACAGCATCTTGACTGCGGGCGGCTCCTATGGGGCGGTCGTGGTGACCAGTGCGACGATGCGCCTCGGGGCGCTCGGTCGTCAGGGGGATCTCACCGTCCTCACCCCAACCCCCGCAGCGTCGGTTTCGGTCGTACTTGTGGCCTCGAGCGCTGAGGCGCGCCGCGAGGTGCTCAAACGGATTTCCACCGAGAGGATCTCCGAGCTGGCGCGCCGCCAGCAGTGGGGCAACCCCGATGACGACCCCGCCAACGACACCGCGAACGACGGGCTGACCCCGGCCCATATCCTCGACCCTGTGATCACGAAATGGACCCGGCCATGATCCGACGATTTCTCCAGCGCTCAAGCCAACCCGCGGACGGCGGGTCGCGATACCACGGCCGTTCGGCGGTTCTGATGGCGATCGCCGCAACGACGCTGCTGCTCGCCGGCTGCTTCGGCGACGACGGCGACGGCTCGATGTCGTCGGGGTCGGATCTCGAGGATCCCGGCGATTGCGTCGCGGTCGATGTCGCGGTGTCCTCCGAGAAAATCGACCTGTTGAAGGATCTGGCGAGCACGTTCAACGGGCAGAAGAACACCGTTGCGGACGGAACGTGCATCTTCGTGCGGCCCGTGTCGAAGGCCTCCGGTGGTGCGGCGACCCGCCTGGCCGAGGGCTGGGATGAAGACGAGGACGGTCCGCGTCCGGTCATCTGGTCTCCGGCCGCCGCGTCCTGGGGTGCGGTGCTCAACCAGAAGCTGGCCGACCGAGGCCAGCCGGCCATGGCCCCGGCCGACGCTGAACCGCTGATGTTGACGCCGCTCGTCATCGCCATGCCCGAACCGATGGCCGAGGCGCTGGGCTACCCCGACACCCCGATCGGGTGGGCCGACCTCGCCCGCCTCGCCACCGACCCCGAGGGTTGGGCGGCTCACGGCCACCCCGAGTGGGGTGCGTTCCGGTTGGGTAAGACGAACCCGAACTTTTCCACCTCCGGCATTTCCGCCCTCATCGCCCAGACCTACGCCGCGGCAGGAAAGACCGGTGGGCTGAGCACCGAGGACCTCAACAATCCCGCGGTGTTGGAGTTCTCCCGTCAGATCGAGAGTTCGGTCGTCCACTACGGCGACATCACGATGACCTTCCTGAACAACTGGTTTGCCGCCGACCGTCGCGGCACCTCGTTGACCTATGCGTCGGCGGTCGCGGTCGAGGAAAAGTCGGTCATCGACTACAACAGCGGCAACCCCGACGGCGTCTTGAGCGCAGGGGAGACCCCCAGGGAACCGAACGTGAAACTCGTGTCGATCTACCCGACCGAGGGCACGCTGTACTCCGACAGCCCCTTTTACATCCTCGACGCGGAGTGGGTGAGCGACGCGGAACGCGACGGCGCCGAGCAGTTCACCGAGTTCGTGCTCCAAGCCGACAATCAGCGGCGAGTCCTCGACTACGGGTTCCGTCCCGCGAACCCTGCGGTGGCCCTCGGTGCGCCGATCGTGGCGGACAACGGCGTCGACCCGGCACAACCCTCCACACTGCTCGAGGTGCCCGCGCCGTCGGTGATGGTCGACCTGTTGGACCTGTGGGCGGCGAATCGCAAGCAGGCGCGGGTGCTCATCGTGTTGGACGTGTCCGGTTCAATGGGCGACTCGGTGGATGGGGGCGATGGCGACACGAAGCTCGAGTTGGCCAAGGACGCGGTCATCGGCGCGCTGGGCGATTTCAATCCCGGCGACGAGGTGGGGTTGCGAATCTTCAGCACGGGGCTCGGACCGAACGAGGACCTCGACTTTCAAGACCTGCAGCCCATCGAGGCCATCGCCGCCAACGCCGAACGACTCCGCTCGTCGATCCGCTCGTTGGTCCCCGTCGCCGGAACCCCCCTCTACACCGTGGCCAAGGCGGCCTACGACGAGATGCAGCAGGGCTATGACCCGACCAAGATCAATGCCGTCATCTTGTTGACCGATGGGGCCAACGAGGACGGAGACGATAGCGACGACCGTCGCCAGTTGAACGAGCTCGTGGAGTCGTTGCGGGCATCCAGTACGGGCGAGTTGGCCCGACCGATTCGCATGTTCACCGTCGGCTACGGCCAGGGTGCACAAACCGACGTCCTCAACCAGATCGCGTCGGCTTCGGCAGGCGCCGCCTACAACGCGAAGGATGCGTCGACGATCTCAAAGGTCTTCGAGCAGGTGGTGAGCAACTTCTGATGCCCGCGTTTCGCGACCGCTTCTACGCCCCGGCGGTGGCTCGGGCGATGACCTCCTCCTCGGGCATCCTCGCGGCCGGAGCGGGGGCCAGCGCCGGCATCCTCGCCGGTGGCGGGGGCGTTTGGAGCATCGTCGGCGCCGTGGTCGGCGCCCTGGCGGGGTGGGGCGCGCGGGTGGCTACGGCGATTCCGCGCCGTCCAGAGCGCGATCGCTTCGACGTCGACGGTCTCACCGAACCGTGGCGGCACCTGGTGCTCGATGCCCAAGCCGCTCGCGATCAGTTTCTGGAGACGAGTCGCTGGGCCAGGGCCGGCCCCATGCGCGACCGGTTGATGGCGCTCGGCGCACGGATCGAGGCGTCGGTGGGCGAGGTGTACAACGTCGCTCGGGCGGGAGAGGAGCTACTCAGAGCGCGGGCGCGCATCGACACGGCGGCTGCACAGCGCGATCTCGATCGGGTGGGGGCGAAGGCGAGCAGCGGGGTGATGTCGGCGACGACCGAGGCGACGATCCGATCGCTGCAGTCACAGATCGCAGCTGCTCAGCGTATGGACGCGACCATCAATGCCAGCGTCGAGCGCCTCGAGTTTCTCAACGCTCGCCTCGACGAGGTGGTTGCCGCGGGGATCGAGTTGTCGATTTCCTCGGTGGCTCCCGACGAATTCGAGTCGGTCGAGACGATGGTGTCGTCGATTTCCGACGAACTCGAGGCGGTGCGTTCTGCGTTCGAGGACACCCCGACGGGGCGCCCGCAACGCGACGCTGCGGTCGAGTCCCAAGGTTTGGCGCAGCCACAGCTGCAGCCGCAGCCACCATCGCAGCCACAGCCCCAGCCACAGCCGCGGCCGCAAACACAGCCCGGATCGCAAGCGCCACGCCCGCGGCCTTGACGGCGCACCCCGGTAACCGCCGGGTTTCACCGCGGTTCGCGCGAAGAGTGAACGGTCGTGCACGCAGAGCGATGTCAGGTGTACCGTGTCTGCATGGCCTGGGACCTCGACGCATTTGAGCGATCGTTGTTGTCGGTGGCAGCGTCGACCCGCGGCGCATACGTCCGCGACATGGCGGCCTTTGCGCAGTGGGCGGGCGAAGCCGGCAGCGACGCTCCGGAGTCGGTGGATCGCCTGTTGGTGCGGCGGTATCTCGCCGAGCAGGCCGGTCACGGCGTCGCCGCCTCCGCGAAATCACCGGCGACGGTTCGTCGCCGCCTCGCATCGTTGCGTCGCTACTACGGCTGGATGGCCCGACAGGGTCGCATCGAGGTCGACCCGACCTCGAATATTTCGGCACCGCGTGGTGACAAAAAGCTGCCCCGGGTCCTCAGCGCCGACCAGCTGCACCAGATGCTCGACGAATCCGCCGAGTCGCCCCACCGAAGCGACGACCCGGCCAAGCAGGCCCGCGACGACGCGATCCTCGAGCTGCTGTACGGCTCCGGGTTGCGGGTCAGTGAGCTCTGCGGGCTGGGCCCCGACGACATCGACCTGGCTCAGCGGGCCGTCACTGTCTGGGGAAAGGGCGCCAAACAACGACGCGTTCCGATCTCCACGCCAGCCGTCGATGCCCTACACCGCCACCTCCGCGCACGAGATGGCCACACCTCGACCGAAGCGGTCGACCGAGGCGCGTTGTTCGTCAACAACCGAGGTCGACGGCTCACCCCGCGAGACGCTCAGCGAATTCTCGATCGACGCTCGCCGGTTCCCACTCACCCCCACACGTTGCGCCATTCTTTCGCGACTCATCTTTTGGACGGCGGTGCCGATCTAAGAGTCGTTCAAGAGCTGCTCGGGCACTCGGATCTGGCAACCACCCAGATCTACACCCATGTGTCCAAGGAGCGGCTGCGAACGGTGTACGACACGACTCATCCGAGGGCCTGACGCATGCAAGGAAAGCCAACGATCACCGTTGACACCGATATCAATGCCGTGTGGGCTCGATACGCAGACACCCGTGATCCCGGGCTTCGCGATGCGTTGATCCTCAACTACTCACCGCTGGTGAAGTTCGTGGCGGGCCGTGTTGCAGTGGGGTTGCCCCAGAACGTCGAACAGGCCGACCTCGTGAGCTACGGGATGTTCGGCCTCATCGATGCGATCGACAAGTTCGAACCAGAGCGCGGCTTCAAGTTCGAGACCTACGCGATGAGCCGCATCAAGGGCGCCATCCTCGACGAGCTGCGTTCGATCGACTGGGTGCCTCGCTCCGTGCGTTCGAAGGTGCGCGCGGTCGAAAAGGCCTTCGCCAAACTCGAAGCCCGCGAGGGGCGTTCCCCGAGTGAGGAGGAGGTCGCCGCCGAGCTCGGTTGGACCGACGAGCAGTTCAAACAGGTGTTGTCACAGATCTCGGTGACCGGCATGGCGGCGCTCGATGAGATTCTCTCGGTGGGCAGCGAACGCGGTGAGGCCATCACCCTTGGCGACACCATTGCGGATTCGGCCGCGGGACCCACCGGTGTGTTCGAGGTTGCCGAGACCCGCCAACTACTCAGCCAGGCGATCAACGGGATGCCAGAGCGCGAAAAGGTCGTCCTGACGCTCTATTACTACGAGAATCTCACGTTGAACGAGATCGGTCGCGTGCTCGGCGTCACCGAGTCGCGGGTGTGTCAGATCCACACCAAGGCGATGATCCAACTTCGGACCAGGTTGTCGAACCTGGAGCGCGATCACGGCTGAGTTCGCGATCCCCGAGGCTGATACGGTCTCGCCCGATGACCGACGCCCCGTCCGACCCGACGACCGAACCATCCGACGAGCCATCCGATGTCGCGGTGGTGGCATTGGCCCAGAAGTTGTTCGACGCCGCACGCCGCGGTGAGACCGAATTGCTCGCGGCCTACGTCGACGCCGGGGCTCCGGTCGATCTCGCCGGGGCCACCGGCGACACGTTGTTGATGCTCGCCGCCTACCACGGCCACGCCGACACGGTGGTGGCGCTCATCGCCCGCGGCGCGGAGGTCAACGCGCCGAACGCGAAGGGGCAGGTTCCGGTCGCCGGGGCGACGTTCAAGGGATTCTCCGACGTCGTGGAGGTCTTGATTTCGGCCGGAGCGAACCCCGACCTCGGGACGCCGACCGCTCGCGAAACGGCGCGCATGTTCGAACGCTCCGA comes from the Microthrixaceae bacterium genome and includes:
- a CDS encoding YifB family Mg chelatase-like AAA ATPase, producing MLATVQAATLLGVRGSPVRVEVHVSNGIPGLNIVGLPDASCREARDRVRAAVITSGFKWGEFRVTVNLAPSAIRKVGSGLDLAIAVGFLRATKQVPNPECGDDSMAFLGELGLDGTLRQIVGVVPLAACIETPELVVPPRNAREAQVLSRHRVLTAESLGEVVACLKGDSPWGVPGPMEPDPTPPPPDLADVRGNRFARFALEVAAAGGHHLLYVGPPGSGKTMLAERMPGVLGRLSADEAIDVTTVHSAAGETLPANGLIEMPPFRAPHHTVSNVALVGGGSHALRPGEISLAHNGVLFLDELGEFSAVALDALRQPLESGVIHISRAHASAAMPASFQLIAAMNPCPCGFAGARRQECRCTPAALNRYSRRLSGPLLDRFDLRLRVEPTDTIDLLSVERGEPTVEVAERVAKVRERSARRGARVNRLLSSTELDRLVGLEAPARELLDDALASGRLSGRGLRRIKSVGLTLDDLRGGDGTLDAGVIAHALSLRADLRFGEAAVMS
- a CDS encoding DNA-protecting protein DprA, translated to MSDNGSASPRELLMASTQPGPGAGAGAGVSVSVGADVSVSVSAATATHELFEAWIGLSALDGIGAGTMWQIEAQGGLEAEWQRLIGGGPPSFRVRQEHRATWARHLSSAAVEEVRAQARRHVEFGVTLTRHGTAAHPSIDIGDPHVPAVLAWLGSPVGQESPRVGIVGTRRASRLGAEIASELAAELTRRGVAVVSGLAAGIDAAAHRGALSRLGSSEPGRVAAAGAPTGAAAPIGVVGTGLDVAYPQRNTDLYERVSSVGALCSEYPLGTAPAPWRFPARNRILVALCDVLVVVESRSSGGSLITAGIAGERGVPVLAVPGSIRSHNATGTNRLIADGCAPCLGVDDVLDVLGQTTPSVGHQGASRRGHDIAAPEAGSGAGNHSAVGHGPSSAPAALSATELDVLDALGWEPASIEMLAIRCSALSLGEVTLAVQQLLRSGAVVDSDGWIERRR
- a CDS encoding substrate-binding and VWA domain-containing protein, with product MIRRFLQRSSQPADGGSRYHGRSAVLMAIAATTLLLAGCFGDDGDGSMSSGSDLEDPGDCVAVDVAVSSEKIDLLKDLASTFNGQKNTVADGTCIFVRPVSKASGGAATRLAEGWDEDEDGPRPVIWSPAAASWGAVLNQKLADRGQPAMAPADAEPLMLTPLVIAMPEPMAEALGYPDTPIGWADLARLATDPEGWAAHGHPEWGAFRLGKTNPNFSTSGISALIAQTYAAAGKTGGLSTEDLNNPAVLEFSRQIESSVVHYGDITMTFLNNWFAADRRGTSLTYASAVAVEEKSVIDYNSGNPDGVLSAGETPREPNVKLVSIYPTEGTLYSDSPFYILDAEWVSDAERDGAEQFTEFVLQADNQRRVLDYGFRPANPAVALGAPIVADNGVDPAQPSTLLEVPAPSVMVDLLDLWAANRKQARVLIVLDVSGSMGDSVDGGDGDTKLELAKDAVIGALGDFNPGDEVGLRIFSTGLGPNEDLDFQDLQPIEAIAANAERLRSSIRSLVPVAGTPLYTVAKAAYDEMQQGYDPTKINAVILLTDGANEDGDDSDDRRQLNELVESLRASSTGELARPIRMFTVGYGQGAQTDVLNQIASASAGAAYNAKDASTISKVFEQVVSNF
- a CDS encoding tyrosine-type recombinase/integrase, with the protein product MAAFAQWAGEAGSDAPESVDRLLVRRYLAEQAGHGVAASAKSPATVRRRLASLRRYYGWMARQGRIEVDPTSNISAPRGDKKLPRVLSADQLHQMLDESAESPHRSDDPAKQARDDAILELLYGSGLRVSELCGLGPDDIDLAQRAVTVWGKGAKQRRVPISTPAVDALHRHLRARDGHTSTEAVDRGALFVNNRGRRLTPRDAQRILDRRSPVPTHPHTLRHSFATHLLDGGADLRVVQELLGHSDLATTQIYTHVSKERLRTVYDTTHPRA
- the whiG gene encoding RNA polymerase sigma factor WhiG gives rise to the protein MQGKPTITVDTDINAVWARYADTRDPGLRDALILNYSPLVKFVAGRVAVGLPQNVEQADLVSYGMFGLIDAIDKFEPERGFKFETYAMSRIKGAILDELRSIDWVPRSVRSKVRAVEKAFAKLEAREGRSPSEEEVAAELGWTDEQFKQVLSQISVTGMAALDEILSVGSERGEAITLGDTIADSAAGPTGVFEVAETRQLLSQAINGMPEREKVVLTLYYYENLTLNEIGRVLGVTESRVCQIHTKAMIQLRTRLSNLERDHG
- a CDS encoding ankyrin repeat domain-containing protein, with the translated sequence MTDAPSDPTTEPSDEPSDVAVVALAQKLFDAARRGETELLAAYVDAGAPVDLAGATGDTLLMLAAYHGHADTVVALIARGAEVNAPNAKGQVPVAGATFKGFSDVVEVLISAGANPDLGTPTARETARMFERSDLLALFDHTD